From a region of the Solanum stenotomum isolate F172 chromosome 2, ASM1918654v1, whole genome shotgun sequence genome:
- the LOC125855188 gene encoding peroxidase 12-like: MASTCVSSSFKLLFVYSLLFFSQYFIVSSKGQGLPPIVKGLSWTFFDSSCPKLQSIVRKRLEKVFKDDIGQAAGLLRLHFHDCFVQGCDGSVMLDGSAGGPSEKTAIPNQTLRKESFKIIEDLRERVHKECGRIVSCSDIAALAARDAVVLTGGPNYVVPLGRRDGLNFATETATIDNLVAPTANTTTLLTRLATKGFDATDVVALSGAHTIGISHCGSFTERLYPNQDSTMDQTFANNLKRSCPKADSNNTVNIDVRTPNIFDNKYYVDLMNRQGLFTSDQDLFTDQRTRGIVTSFGTDQKVFFDKFVIAMIKMGQLNVSTGGQGEIRAKCSVRNKKKLLVDVVEGLEKTLAAAF, translated from the exons ATGGCTTCTACTTGTGTCTCATCAAGCTTTAAACTCTTGTTTGTctattcacttttatttttttctcaatatttcATTGTCTCATCAAAAGGTCAAGGTCTTCCTCCTATAGTGAAAGGGCTTTCATGGACATTCTTTGATTCAAGTTGTCCAAAATTACAATCAATTGTTAGAAAGAGACTTGAGAAAGTTTTTAAGGATGATATTGGTCAAGCTGCTGGCTTGCTTCGCCTTCATTTCCATGATTGTTTTGTTCAG GGATGTGATGGATCAGTAATGCTAGATGGATCAGCAGGGGGTCCAAGTGAGAAGACTGCAATACCAAATCAGACACTAAGAAAAGAGTCATTTAAGATCATTGAAGATCTTAGAGAAAGAGTTCACAAGGAGTGTGGAAGAATTGTTTCTTGCTCTGATATTGCTGCTCTTGCTGCTAGGGATGCTGTTGTCTTG ACTGGTGGACCAAATTATGTTGTACCTTTGGGAAGAAGAGATGGACTTAACTTTGCAACAGAAACCGCAACCATAGACAACCTCGTTGCACCAACCGCCAACACCACAACCCTCCTCACTCGTCTCGCAACTAAAGGGTTCGATGCCACGGACGTGGTCGCGCTGTCCGGGGCCCACACCATCGGTATCAGCCACTGTGGTTCCTTCACGGAACGTCTCTACCCGAACCAAGACTCCACTATGGACCAAACATTTGCCAACAACCTCAAACGTAGTTGCCCTAAAGCTGACTCGAACAATACAGTCAACATAGACGTTCGCACTCCTAATATTTTCGACAACAAGTACTACGTTGATCTAATGAATAGGCAAGGGCTTTTTACGTCCGATCAAGATTTGTTCACGGATCAAAGAACTCGAGGGATCGTTACGAGTTTTGGTACGGACCAAAAGGTTTTCTTTGACAAGTTTGTGATAGCCATGATTAAAATGGGACAATTGAACGTGTCTACTGGTGGACAAGGTGAAATTAGGGCTAAGTGTTCTGTGAGGAATAAGAAAAAGTTGTtggttgatgttgttgaagGATTGGAGAAAACATTGGCTGCTGCATTTTAA
- the LOC125854572 gene encoding pyrophosphate-energized membrane proton pump 2 isoform X1, with protein sequence MDDEMEGGNLGPYQDRPRTFPSMKSKAYAPWIFRVLMRINSRVLLALLLVCFGAIFYIGASTSPILVFVFSVCIISFFVSIYLTKWVLAKDEGPPEMSEISDAIRDGAEGFFRTQYGTISKMALLLGLVILGIYLFRNITPQQELSGLGRVTSAYITVAAFLFGALCSGVAGYVGMWVSVRANVRVSSAARRSAREALQIAVRAGGFSALVVVGMAVMGVAILYAILYVWFGVDSTGTMKATDLPLLLVGYGFGASFVALFAQLGGGIFTKAADVGADLVGKVEQGIPEDDPRNPAVIADLVGDNVGDCAARGADLFESIAAEIISAMILGGTMAQRCKIEDPSGFILFPLVVHSFDLVISSVGIFSIRNKRDSGVIGTIEDPMKTLEKGYSVTIFLAVLTFGLSTRWLLYTEQAPTAWLNFALCGLVGIVTAYVFVWISKYYTDYKYEPVRTLALASSTGHGTNIIAGVSLGLESTALPVLVISLAIVSAFWLGRTSGLTDEAGNPTGGLFGTAVATMGMLSTAAYVLTMDMFGPIADNAGGIVEMSQQPESVREITDVLDAVGNTTKATTKGFAIGSAALASFLLFSAYMDEVAAFAQEPFKQVDIAIPEVFVGGLLGSMLIFLFSAWACAAVGRTAQEVVNEVRRQFIERPGIMDYKEKPDYGRCVSIVASASLKEMIKPGALAIISPTVVGVLFRILGYYTGHPLLGAKVVASMLMFATVSGILMALFLNTAGGAWDNAKKYIETGALGGKGSETHKAAVTGDTVGDPFKDTAGPSLHVLIKMLATITLVMAPIFL encoded by the exons ATGGATGATGAAATGGAAGGAGGGAACTTGGGCCCTTACCAAGATAGACCAAGGACATTTCCTAGCATGAAGAGCAAGGCTTATGCACCATGG ATATTTCGTGTTCTCATGAGGATAAACTCGCGCGTTCTTTTGGCGCTCCTGCTTGTTTGTTTTGGAGCTATCTTTTACATTGGTGCAAGTACCTCGCCCATCCTTGTGTTTGTGTTTTCAGTTTGTATCATCAGCTTTTTCGTATCGATTTATCTTACTAAGTGGGTGCTGGCAAAGGATGAGGGACCACCTGAGATGTCCGAG ATATCAGATGCAATACGTGATGGAGCTGAAGGTTTCTTCAGAACTCAGTATGGGACCATCTCCAAGATGGCACTATTGCTTGGACTGGTTATACTAGGCATCTATTTATTTCGTAATATAACTCCTCAGCAAGAATTGTCTGGCTTAGGCAG GGTAACATCTGCTTATATTACGGTCGCTGCATTTCTTTTTGGGGCTCTATGTTCTGGTGTTGCTGGGTATGTTGGCATGTGGGTGTCAGTACGTGCAAATGTTCGAGTATCTAGTGCAGCAAGACGGTCAGCTCGCGAGGCATTGCAG ATAGCTGTTCGTGCTGGTGGATTTTCAGCATTGGTGGTTGTTGGTATGGCTGTAATGGGTGTTGCTATCCTGTATGCAATTTTGTATGTGTGGTTTGGTGTGGATTCAACCGGTACAATGAAGGCAACCGATT TGCCTCTTCTACTAGTTGGGTATGGTTTTGGAGCTTCATTTGTTGCCCTTTTTGCTCAGTTGGGTGGTGGAATATTCACGAAGGCTGCTGATGTTGGAGCTGATCTTGTTGGAAAAGTAGAGCAGGGTATACCTGAAGATGACCCACGAAACCCTGCTGTAATTGCAGATCTG GTAGGAGACAATGTTGGCGACTGTGCTGCTCGAGGTGCAGATCTTTTCGAAAGTATAGCTGCGGAGATTATTAGTGCAATGATACTTGGAGGAACCATGGCTCAACGCTGCAAAATTGAAG ATCCATCCGGCTTTATTCTGTTTCCTCTAGTTGTTCATTCATTTGACCTGGTTATATCATCAGTTGGCATATTCTCTATTCGGAACAAAAGGGATTCTGGAGTAATTGGAACTATAGAGGATCCCATGAAAACTCTTGAAAAGGGTTACTCAGTGACAATATTTTTAGCTGTTCTGACATTTGGTTTG TCAACACGGTGGTTACTATATACTGAACAGGCTCCTACTGCTTGGTTGAATTTTGCTTTATGTGGTCTGGTTGGAATTGTTACTGCCTATGTCTTTGTTTGGATATCAAAGTACTACACTGACTACAAATACGAGCCTGTGCGTACTTTAGCCCTTGCTAGCTCTACTGGTCATGGAACAAACATAATTGCGGGTGTTAGTTTGGGTCTGGAATCCACAGCTCTACCTGTCCTTGTCATAAGCTTGGCTATTGTTTCTGCTTTCTGGCTTGGTCGCACATCAGGATTGACAGACGAAGCTGGAAATCCAACGGGGGGGTTGTTTGGCACTGCTGTAGCAACTATGGGAATGCTTAGTACGGCTGCGTATGTTCTCACCATGGATATGTTTGGTCCAATAGCTGATAATGCTGGTGGGATTGTTGAGATGAGCCAACAG CCTGAAAGTGTTCGTGAGATAACTGATGTTCTTGATGCTGTTGGAAATACTACCAAAGCTACAACCAAGGGATTTGCAATTGGATCTGCAGCTCTTGCATCATTTCTTCTGTTCAGTGCCTATATGGATGAGGTAGCTGCATTTGCTCAAGAACCCTTCAAGCAG GTTGACATAGCGATACCTGAAGTATTTGTTGGTGGTTTACTGGGTTCTATGCTCATCTTTCTGTTCAGTGCCTGGGCGTGTGCAGCTGTTGGTCGAACTGCTCAGGAAGTAGTCAATGAAGTAAGAAGACAGTTTATTGAGAGGCCTGGTATCATG GATTATAAGGAGAAGCCAGATTATGGTCGATGTGTGTCCATTGTTGCGTCTGCGTCTTTGAAGGAGATGATTAAACCTGGAGCCCTAGCTATCATATCCCCCACAGTTGTTG GTGTTCTTTTCCGCATTTTGGGCTACTACACGGGGCATCCTCTTCTTGGGGCTAAAGTTGTAGCTTCCATGTTGATGTTTGCCACGGTTTCTGGTATCCTTATGGCTCTTTTCCTCAACACTGCTGGTGGAGCCTGGGATAATGCAAAGAAATACATAGAAACAGGTGCTCTTGGAGGCAAGGGGAGTGAAACCCACAAAGCAGCAGTTACTGGAGACAC GGTAGGAGATCCATTCAAAGATACAGCCGGACCTTCTCTCCATGTACTAATCAAAATGCTTGCAACAATAACTCTTGTGATGGCTCCCATCTTTCTGTGA
- the LOC125854572 gene encoding pyrophosphate-energized membrane proton pump 3 isoform X2: MALLLGLVILGIYLFRNITPQQELSGLGRVTSAYITVAAFLFGALCSGVAGYVGMWVSVRANVRVSSAARRSAREALQIAVRAGGFSALVVVGMAVMGVAILYAILYVWFGVDSTGTMKATDLPLLLVGYGFGASFVALFAQLGGGIFTKAADVGADLVGKVEQGIPEDDPRNPAVIADLVGDNVGDCAARGADLFESIAAEIISAMILGGTMAQRCKIEDPSGFILFPLVVHSFDLVISSVGIFSIRNKRDSGVIGTIEDPMKTLEKGYSVTIFLAVLTFGLSTRWLLYTEQAPTAWLNFALCGLVGIVTAYVFVWISKYYTDYKYEPVRTLALASSTGHGTNIIAGVSLGLESTALPVLVISLAIVSAFWLGRTSGLTDEAGNPTGGLFGTAVATMGMLSTAAYVLTMDMFGPIADNAGGIVEMSQQPESVREITDVLDAVGNTTKATTKGFAIGSAALASFLLFSAYMDEVAAFAQEPFKQVDIAIPEVFVGGLLGSMLIFLFSAWACAAVGRTAQEVVNEVRRQFIERPGIMDYKEKPDYGRCVSIVASASLKEMIKPGALAIISPTVVGVLFRILGYYTGHPLLGAKVVASMLMFATVSGILMALFLNTAGGAWDNAKKYIETGALGGKGSETHKAAVTGDTVGDPFKDTAGPSLHVLIKMLATITLVMAPIFL, encoded by the exons ATGGCACTATTGCTTGGACTGGTTATACTAGGCATCTATTTATTTCGTAATATAACTCCTCAGCAAGAATTGTCTGGCTTAGGCAG GGTAACATCTGCTTATATTACGGTCGCTGCATTTCTTTTTGGGGCTCTATGTTCTGGTGTTGCTGGGTATGTTGGCATGTGGGTGTCAGTACGTGCAAATGTTCGAGTATCTAGTGCAGCAAGACGGTCAGCTCGCGAGGCATTGCAG ATAGCTGTTCGTGCTGGTGGATTTTCAGCATTGGTGGTTGTTGGTATGGCTGTAATGGGTGTTGCTATCCTGTATGCAATTTTGTATGTGTGGTTTGGTGTGGATTCAACCGGTACAATGAAGGCAACCGATT TGCCTCTTCTACTAGTTGGGTATGGTTTTGGAGCTTCATTTGTTGCCCTTTTTGCTCAGTTGGGTGGTGGAATATTCACGAAGGCTGCTGATGTTGGAGCTGATCTTGTTGGAAAAGTAGAGCAGGGTATACCTGAAGATGACCCACGAAACCCTGCTGTAATTGCAGATCTG GTAGGAGACAATGTTGGCGACTGTGCTGCTCGAGGTGCAGATCTTTTCGAAAGTATAGCTGCGGAGATTATTAGTGCAATGATACTTGGAGGAACCATGGCTCAACGCTGCAAAATTGAAG ATCCATCCGGCTTTATTCTGTTTCCTCTAGTTGTTCATTCATTTGACCTGGTTATATCATCAGTTGGCATATTCTCTATTCGGAACAAAAGGGATTCTGGAGTAATTGGAACTATAGAGGATCCCATGAAAACTCTTGAAAAGGGTTACTCAGTGACAATATTTTTAGCTGTTCTGACATTTGGTTTG TCAACACGGTGGTTACTATATACTGAACAGGCTCCTACTGCTTGGTTGAATTTTGCTTTATGTGGTCTGGTTGGAATTGTTACTGCCTATGTCTTTGTTTGGATATCAAAGTACTACACTGACTACAAATACGAGCCTGTGCGTACTTTAGCCCTTGCTAGCTCTACTGGTCATGGAACAAACATAATTGCGGGTGTTAGTTTGGGTCTGGAATCCACAGCTCTACCTGTCCTTGTCATAAGCTTGGCTATTGTTTCTGCTTTCTGGCTTGGTCGCACATCAGGATTGACAGACGAAGCTGGAAATCCAACGGGGGGGTTGTTTGGCACTGCTGTAGCAACTATGGGAATGCTTAGTACGGCTGCGTATGTTCTCACCATGGATATGTTTGGTCCAATAGCTGATAATGCTGGTGGGATTGTTGAGATGAGCCAACAG CCTGAAAGTGTTCGTGAGATAACTGATGTTCTTGATGCTGTTGGAAATACTACCAAAGCTACAACCAAGGGATTTGCAATTGGATCTGCAGCTCTTGCATCATTTCTTCTGTTCAGTGCCTATATGGATGAGGTAGCTGCATTTGCTCAAGAACCCTTCAAGCAG GTTGACATAGCGATACCTGAAGTATTTGTTGGTGGTTTACTGGGTTCTATGCTCATCTTTCTGTTCAGTGCCTGGGCGTGTGCAGCTGTTGGTCGAACTGCTCAGGAAGTAGTCAATGAAGTAAGAAGACAGTTTATTGAGAGGCCTGGTATCATG GATTATAAGGAGAAGCCAGATTATGGTCGATGTGTGTCCATTGTTGCGTCTGCGTCTTTGAAGGAGATGATTAAACCTGGAGCCCTAGCTATCATATCCCCCACAGTTGTTG GTGTTCTTTTCCGCATTTTGGGCTACTACACGGGGCATCCTCTTCTTGGGGCTAAAGTTGTAGCTTCCATGTTGATGTTTGCCACGGTTTCTGGTATCCTTATGGCTCTTTTCCTCAACACTGCTGGTGGAGCCTGGGATAATGCAAAGAAATACATAGAAACAGGTGCTCTTGGAGGCAAGGGGAGTGAAACCCACAAAGCAGCAGTTACTGGAGACAC GGTAGGAGATCCATTCAAAGATACAGCCGGACCTTCTCTCCATGTACTAATCAAAATGCTTGCAACAATAACTCTTGTGATGGCTCCCATCTTTCTGTGA
- the LOC125856601 gene encoding leucine-rich repeat receptor protein kinase EMS1, producing MDPPLQAFIAAASSFVAVLLIFASLYVFCRDPIKRRQIEEETRNNPRTRNRNIRAIASSNTELSSITVTESATFDPNLDQLSMKQLADATRDFSPELIIGDGSFGMVYKATLTCGKTVAVKKLSADAFQGFREYRAEMETLGNIKHKNIVKMLGYCSTGCDRVLIYEFIEKGSLDQWLYDTSSTSDMLESMPWMPLNWETRIKIVKGVAEGLAYMHNLVTAIIHRDIKASNILLDANFDAYIADFGLARRIQGSHLHVSTQVAGTMGYMPPEYINGAPMAKTNGDVYSFGVLMLEIVTGRRPNFPFTGEDGREIRLVNWISGMVEQGRYMEMVDANLSKDELKESAIVEYFRIAMMCANENYHARPPMNEVVKILDGISTC from the coding sequence ATGGATCCTCCACTCCAAGCTTTTATAGCTGCGGCTTCCAGTTTCGTTGCAGTCCTCTTGATCTTTGCTTCTCTCTATGTTTTCTGCAGAGACCCCATCAAACGTCGTCAAATTGAAGAGGAGACCCGGAATAATCCCCGGACCCGGAATCGGAACATTCGGGCTATAGCTAGTAGCAATACAGAGCTTTCATCCATCACCGTTACTGAAAGTGCAACATTTGACCCGAATCTGGATCAACTCTCCATGAAGCAGCTCGCCGACGCGACCCGAGATTTCTCACCGGAACTCATCATCGGCGACGGGAGTTTCGGGATGGTATACAAGGCAACGCTCACCTGCGGTAAGACCGTCGCCGTGAAGAAGCTCTCCGCCGATGCTTTTCAAGGGTTCCGAGAATATCGAGCGGAGATGGAAACCCTAGGTAATATCAAACACAAGAATATAGTCAAAATGCTCGGGTATTGCTCCACGGGTTGTGACCGGGTACTAATTTACGAGTTCATCGAAAAAGGTAGCCTTGACCAATGGCTTTACGACACGTCATCGACTTCCGATATGTTGGAATCAATGCCATGGATGCCACTAAATTGGGAAACAAGGATAAAAATTGTTAAAGGAGTAGCTGAAGGACTTGCTTATATGCATAATTTGGTTACTGCAATTATTCATAGAGATATCAAAGCCAGTAACATCTTATTAGATGCAAATTTCGATGCTTATATTGCTGATTTTGGATTAGCTAGAAGAATTCAAGGATCACATTTACATGTATCAACACAAGTAGCAGGAACAATGGGGTACATGCCACCAGAGTACATAAATGGTGCACCAATGGCAAAAACAAATGGAGATGTTTATAGTTTTGGTGTGTTAATGTTAGAGATTGTCACCGGGAGGCGCCCTAATTTCCCATTTACAGGAGAAGATGGTCGTGAAATTAGGCTTGTCAATTGGATTAGTGGTATGGTAGAGCAAGGAAGGTACATGGAAATGGTTGATGCCAATCTTTCAAAGGATGAGTTAAAAGAAAGTGCAATTGTTGAGTATTTTAGGATTGCTATGATGTGTGCTAATGAAAATTATCACGCTAGGCCGCCCATGAATGAAGTCGTTAAGATTCTGGATGGAATTTCAACATGTTAA